One Rhizobiales bacterium GAS188 DNA window includes the following coding sequences:
- a CDS encoding ureidoacrylate peracid hydrolase translates to MSSAEQRPADAALRRAVPIEPAATALLLVDVQNLEIAAPIRREHPAFVADLETRVVPNIARLVDACRRAGIEIVYTVIESLTRDGRDRSLDHKLSGLFVPKGAWEGKVIDAVAPGQDDIVLPKTSSGVFNSTNIDYVLRNLGIRHLIVVGLLTDQCVDMAVRDAADRGYYTICIADCCSTYTAERHEGALSAFGGYCRAVTLEAMLAEVGAAG, encoded by the coding sequence ATGTCGTCTGCCGAGCAACGCCCCGCCGACGCGGCCCTGCGCCGCGCCGTGCCGATCGAACCCGCCGCGACGGCGCTGCTGCTCGTGGATGTGCAGAACCTCGAGATCGCGGCGCCGATCCGCCGTGAGCACCCGGCCTTCGTCGCAGACCTGGAAACGCGGGTGGTGCCGAATATCGCGCGGCTCGTCGATGCGTGCCGCCGGGCCGGCATCGAGATCGTCTACACCGTCATCGAGAGCCTCACCCGTGATGGACGCGACCGCAGCCTCGACCACAAGCTCTCCGGCCTGTTCGTGCCTAAGGGTGCCTGGGAGGGCAAGGTGATCGATGCCGTCGCGCCGGGACAGGACGACATCGTGCTGCCGAAAACCTCATCCGGGGTCTTCAACTCGACCAATATCGACTATGTGCTGCGCAACCTCGGTATCCGCCATCTGATCGTCGTCGGCCTGTTGACCGATCAATGCGTCGACATGGCGGTGCGCGACGCCGCCGATCGCGGCTACTACACGATCTGTATCGCCGATTGCTGCAGCACCTACACCGCCGAGCGGCACGAAGGCGCGCTCAGCGCCTTCGGCGGCTATTGCCGCGCGGTCACTCTCGAGGCGATGCTGGCCGAGGTTGGGGCCGCCGGCTGA
- a CDS encoding Uncharacterized membrane protein YkgB, with protein sequence MRTNEPALEDRLTKVGGAVLRYSLVLFFVGFGLFKFTPQEAAGIQPLVANSPLLSWIYRLLDLRAGSGLIGTVEITLGVLIALRQVNARLSAYGSLGTALVLCITLSFLFTTKGLDPQSSDAGFLLKDLTLLGAALWTAGEALRAANTDGAVDARAGARLGRTS encoded by the coding sequence ATGCGTACCAATGAACCAGCCTTGGAAGATCGCCTCACGAAGGTCGGCGGCGCAGTGCTACGCTACAGCCTGGTGCTCTTCTTCGTCGGCTTCGGCCTCTTCAAGTTCACGCCCCAGGAGGCGGCCGGTATCCAGCCTCTGGTGGCCAACAGCCCGCTATTGTCCTGGATTTATCGTCTGCTCGACCTGCGCGCAGGATCCGGCCTGATCGGCACCGTCGAGATCACGCTCGGCGTGCTCATCGCGCTCCGGCAGGTCAATGCCAGGCTCTCCGCCTATGGCAGCCTCGGCACGGCGCTGGTGCTGTGCATCACGCTGAGCTTCCTGTTCACCACAAAGGGGCTCGACCCGCAATCCTCCGATGCGGGCTTCCTGCTGAAGGATTTGACCTTGCTCGGAGCGGCCCTCTGGACGGCGGGCGAGGCCTTGCGGGCGGCGAACACGGATGGCGCCGTCGACGCTCGGGCGGGCGCAAGGCTCGGCCGAACGAGCTGA
- a CDS encoding Microcystin degradation protein MlrC, contains DUF1485 domain gives MKIFMATLATETNTFSPIPTGQAAFTGGREWFRQDGSRQPATIGNIPLIAWRRLGEAHGHEVAESLCTFAQPAGTTLRPVYEKLRDTLLEDLRAAMPVDVVVLFMHGAMVAHGYDDCEGDTLARIREIVGPSATIGVELDLHCHLTELMRVSADAIVLFKEYPHIDIGDRAAELYRICVDAASGATRPVMAYYDCRMIGTFRPTQPPIRGFVDRMKALEGHDGILSVSFGHGFPWADVEDVGVKMLVIADGDMAKAADLARRLGQELWDMREEATARLDSIDAGLDAALQRGDGPVVLADASDNAGGGAPSDNTAILRRLLERKQKGAVLGCFWDPQAVQFCAEAGEGSTFLLRIGGKCGPASGDPVDLLVTVRRVVEEHSQGGLSGGRSELGRSVWVSADGIDLALTSKRQQTLAPDAFTSLGITLHDKALVVVKSSQHFQAAFAPVARAIHYVSGPGTLNFDYANIPYTKRGPFWPLVADPFVDQA, from the coding sequence ATGAAGATCTTCATGGCGACGCTCGCCACCGAGACGAACACCTTTTCGCCCATTCCCACAGGGCAGGCGGCGTTCACAGGCGGCCGGGAATGGTTCCGCCAGGATGGCAGCCGCCAGCCCGCCACTATCGGCAATATTCCCCTGATTGCCTGGCGCCGCCTGGGCGAGGCGCATGGGCACGAGGTGGCCGAGAGCCTCTGTACCTTCGCCCAGCCCGCCGGAACCACCTTGCGGCCCGTCTACGAGAAGCTGCGCGACACGCTGTTGGAAGATCTGCGCGCCGCCATGCCGGTCGATGTGGTGGTGCTGTTCATGCACGGCGCCATGGTGGCGCATGGCTACGATGATTGCGAAGGCGATACGCTCGCCCGGATACGCGAGATCGTGGGGCCCAGCGCCACGATCGGCGTCGAGCTCGATCTGCATTGCCACCTGACCGAGCTGATGCGGGTGAGCGCGGACGCCATCGTGCTCTTCAAGGAATATCCGCATATCGATATCGGCGACCGCGCCGCGGAGCTCTACCGGATCTGCGTCGACGCGGCATCGGGTGCCACGCGGCCGGTCATGGCATATTACGACTGCCGCATGATCGGCACCTTCCGCCCGACCCAGCCGCCGATCCGCGGCTTCGTCGACCGAATGAAGGCGCTCGAGGGGCATGACGGCATCCTCTCCGTCTCCTTCGGCCATGGCTTTCCCTGGGCGGATGTTGAGGATGTCGGCGTCAAGATGCTCGTCATCGCCGATGGCGACATGGCCAAGGCCGCAGACCTCGCGCGCCGCCTGGGGCAGGAGCTCTGGGACATGCGGGAGGAGGCGACAGCCCGGCTCGACAGCATCGATGCCGGGCTCGACGCGGCGCTGCAGCGCGGTGACGGCCCGGTCGTGCTGGCGGATGCATCGGATAATGCGGGCGGCGGCGCGCCCTCCGACAACACCGCCATCCTTCGCCGCCTGCTGGAGCGCAAGCAGAAAGGCGCCGTGCTCGGCTGCTTCTGGGATCCGCAGGCCGTGCAGTTTTGTGCCGAGGCCGGAGAAGGTTCGACCTTCTTGCTGCGCATCGGCGGAAAATGCGGCCCGGCATCGGGCGATCCCGTCGACCTCCTGGTGACGGTGCGCCGTGTCGTCGAGGAGCACTCGCAGGGAGGGCTGAGCGGCGGCCGGTCGGAGCTCGGCCGCAGTGTCTGGGTATCGGCGGATGGCATCGACCTCGCGCTGACCAGCAAGCGGCAGCAGACCCTCGCGCCGGACGCCTTCACAAGCCTCGGCATCACGCTGCACGACAAGGCTTTGGTCGTGGTGAAGTCATCGCAGCATTTCCAGGCAGCATTCGCGCCGGTGGCGCGCGCCATCCACTATGTGTCGGGGCCGGGCACGCTGAATTTCGACTATGCGAACATCCCCTACACCAAGCGCGGGCCGTTCTGGCCGCTCGTCGCCGATCCGTTCGTGGACCAGGCCTGA
- a CDS encoding probable blue pigment (indigoidine) exporter yields MLPDEGVAGVKAESRPPASLGPTLGGRKFGGRKFGGRRLGGRKLGGRRFGGRRFGATTLAFAAIVLGCVSASAGNLVTKTLLATLPPLTLLLGQLLFSTSAVWAVALALRRLPPRRQALRLAAPGILQPGLAYSLSTVGLATTPVTVETLLFAAETLLVVMFAWPFLGERPSLGKFGLAGLGALGVILVTRHGSAGTPVPLLGAGLILAGVVAAALDTVAVRFVSVDADPLALTAASQAAGLAVVALALLAFPEQGSLASLSAGRLGEVALSGLLLHGIAFYLFNVALARLHAGTAALLFPLIPILTAIGAYGLLDERLGPVQLIGAALVLAAALAVGTLREDPG; encoded by the coding sequence ATGCTTCCGGATGAGGGTGTGGCCGGCGTCAAGGCTGAATCCCGTCCACCCGCATCGCTGGGTCCGACGCTTGGCGGCAGGAAATTCGGTGGCAGGAAATTCGGCGGCAGGAGACTTGGCGGCAGGAAACTTGGCGGCAGGAGATTTGGCGGCAGGAGATTTGGCGCGACGACGCTTGCGTTTGCCGCCATCGTGCTTGGCTGCGTCTCGGCGAGCGCGGGCAATCTCGTGACCAAGACCTTGTTGGCGACGCTGCCACCGCTGACACTGCTGCTTGGTCAATTGCTGTTCAGCACGAGCGCCGTCTGGGCAGTGGCGCTGGCGCTGAGACGGCTGCCGCCGCGCCGCCAAGCCTTGCGGCTTGCGGCGCCCGGCATTCTGCAGCCAGGTCTCGCCTATTCCTTGTCGACGGTCGGCCTTGCCACCACTCCCGTCACGGTCGAGACCTTGCTGTTCGCCGCGGAGACGCTGCTCGTGGTCATGTTCGCCTGGCCGTTCCTCGGCGAGCGCCCTTCTCTCGGCAAGTTCGGCCTCGCCGGACTGGGCGCGCTCGGTGTCATTCTCGTGACCCGTCACGGTTCCGCGGGGACGCCCGTTCCTCTCCTCGGTGCCGGGCTCATCCTGGCGGGGGTGGTCGCTGCGGCGCTCGACACGGTGGCGGTGCGCTTCGTCAGCGTCGACGCCGACCCGCTGGCCCTGACCGCGGCGAGCCAGGCGGCGGGCCTCGCCGTCGTTGCGCTCGCGCTCCTCGCCTTTCCGGAGCAGGGTTCGTTGGCGTCGCTCTCAGCCGGACGCCTGGGCGAGGTCGCGCTGTCGGGCCTCCTGCTGCATGGGATCGCCTTCTATTTGTTCAACGTCGCCCTGGCGCGGCTTCATGCCGGCACCGCAGCCCTGCTTTTCCCGCTTATTCCCATCCTGACCGCGATCGGCGCCTACGGCCTCCTCGACGAGCGGCTCGGCCCCGTCCAGCTTATAGGGGCGGCGCTGGTCCTTGCGGCAGCGCTTGCGGTAGGGACACTGCGAGAGGATCCCGGTTAG
- a CDS encoding transcriptional regulator, MarR family, which yields MPKLRTANLLGALAGEISERLERQLKTHPNQTDSAAAALNIIGFYEGCSNNELSRALRLSHPATVRLVDKLETEGLVESRPGADRRSVALYLSSEGRERIRIILMARCGALGDVVDCLSDAEQRQLTRLLEKLLRKLTLSAEHADHICRLCDDIACPADHCPVHQTALSLEQG from the coding sequence TTGCCCAAGCTCAGAACCGCCAATCTGCTCGGTGCGCTCGCTGGAGAGATCAGCGAGCGTCTGGAGCGCCAGCTCAAGACGCATCCCAATCAGACGGATTCGGCCGCTGCCGCGTTGAACATCATCGGCTTCTATGAAGGCTGCTCGAACAACGAGCTGAGCCGAGCGCTGCGCCTCTCGCACCCGGCGACCGTGCGCCTCGTCGACAAGCTGGAAACGGAAGGGCTCGTCGAAAGCCGGCCCGGCGCCGACCGGCGGTCGGTCGCGCTCTATCTCTCGAGTGAAGGCCGCGAGCGCATTCGCATCATCCTCATGGCGCGCTGCGGCGCTTTGGGTGATGTGGTCGACTGCCTGTCAGACGCCGAGCAGCGGCAATTGACGAGGTTGCTGGAGAAGCTGCTGCGCAAGCTGACGCTGAGCGCCGAGCATGCCGATCATATCTGCCGCCTCTGCGACGACATCGCCTGTCCGGCGGATCATTGCCCCGTTCACCAGACGGCGCTGTCGCTCGAGCAGGGATGA
- a CDS encoding peptide/nickel transport system substrate-binding protein: MASFTRRATLGALAGAALAPLARPDLAGPDLAGPALAQGAANTLRFVPHADLSALDPIWTTAYVVRNHGYMVFDTLYAVDSKFQLRPQMAQGHEVTDDGRVWTIRLRDGLMFHDGAPVLARDCVASIRRWAARDGFGQTLMAQTDELAALDDRTLRFRLKAPFPLLAEALGKLSSPVPFMMPERLAQTDAMQQIKDAVGSGPFRFLKDEWVQGSSAAYAKFDGYVPRNEKPDGATGGKVVNVARVEWRTIPDASTAVAAMQTGQMDWLEQPSPDLLSLVAARKDLTVSTLDPIGTYVLLRFNHLYPPFDDVAVRRAVLHAVDQKDYLQAMVGDTDRFRECKAFFPCGTPLSTGTGSAAMTGKLDEARAMLKQSRYDGRKVVIISPTDLPLLAALGDVTADLLKRLGMQVDLVATDWGTVMARRASQKPPEEGGWNIFHTTAVAPEFMSPASHLALRGNGKAGWAGWFTDPRLESLRSEWFAAPDAAAGLKLAGEMEQEAFDQVPYVPLGQFQQPTLFRSSVQDIVPASAPLFWNLRKT, from the coding sequence ATGGCATCGTTCACCCGTCGCGCCACCTTGGGCGCGCTCGCCGGCGCAGCCCTCGCGCCGCTGGCGCGGCCGGACTTGGCGGGGCCGGACTTGGCGGGGCCGGCCTTGGCACAGGGCGCAGCCAATACGCTGCGCTTCGTTCCGCACGCCGACCTCTCGGCGCTCGATCCGATCTGGACCACGGCTTATGTGGTGCGCAACCACGGCTACATGGTGTTCGACACGCTCTACGCCGTGGACTCGAAATTCCAGCTGCGTCCGCAGATGGCGCAGGGGCATGAGGTCACCGATGACGGGCGGGTTTGGACGATCCGGCTGCGTGACGGGCTCATGTTCCACGACGGTGCGCCCGTGCTTGCCCGCGATTGCGTGGCGAGCATTCGGCGCTGGGCGGCACGCGACGGGTTCGGCCAGACGCTGATGGCGCAGACCGACGAGCTCGCGGCCCTGGACGATCGCACCTTGCGCTTCCGCCTCAAGGCACCGTTCCCCTTGCTGGCGGAGGCGCTGGGCAAGCTGTCGAGCCCGGTTCCGTTCATGATGCCGGAGCGGCTGGCACAGACCGATGCGATGCAGCAGATCAAGGATGCGGTGGGGTCAGGCCCGTTCCGCTTCCTGAAGGACGAATGGGTGCAGGGCAGCTCCGCCGCCTATGCCAAGTTCGATGGCTATGTGCCGAGGAACGAGAAGCCGGACGGCGCCACGGGCGGCAAGGTCGTCAACGTGGCGCGCGTCGAATGGCGCACCATCCCGGATGCGTCGACCGCCGTCGCCGCGATGCAGACAGGCCAGATGGATTGGCTGGAGCAGCCATCCCCGGACCTGCTGTCGTTGGTGGCGGCGCGAAAGGACCTCACGGTCTCGACGCTCGACCCGATCGGCACTTATGTGCTGTTGCGCTTCAACCACCTCTACCCGCCCTTCGACGATGTGGCGGTCCGGCGCGCCGTGCTGCACGCGGTCGACCAGAAGGACTATCTCCAAGCGATGGTCGGCGACACTGATCGCTTCCGCGAGTGCAAGGCCTTCTTCCCTTGCGGCACGCCGCTCTCGACCGGCACCGGCTCGGCTGCGATGACCGGCAAGCTGGACGAGGCGCGGGCCATGCTTAAGCAGAGCCGCTATGACGGGCGCAAGGTCGTCATCATCTCGCCGACCGATCTGCCGCTGCTGGCGGCACTGGGCGACGTGACCGCCGATCTTCTGAAACGCCTCGGCATGCAGGTGGATCTGGTGGCGACCGACTGGGGCACCGTTATGGCCAGGCGCGCCTCCCAGAAGCCGCCGGAGGAGGGCGGCTGGAATATCTTCCACACCACCGCGGTGGCGCCCGAATTCATGAGCCCGGCTTCGCACTTGGCGCTGCGCGGCAACGGCAAGGCCGGCTGGGCCGGCTGGTTCACGGACCCGCGTCTCGAATCGCTGCGTAGCGAGTGGTTCGCAGCTCCGGACGCTGCAGCCGGGTTGAAGCTCGCCGGTGAGATGGAGCAAGAGGCGTTCGACCAGGTGCCTTACGTGCCGCTTGGCCAGTTCCAGCAGCCGACCTTGTTCCGCAGCTCCGTGCAGGACATCGTGCCGGCCAGCGCACCCCTCTTCTGGAACCTGCGCAAGACTTAG
- a CDS encoding transcriptional regulator, XRE family with cupin sensor, with protein MDTPFLATAARPSLGDCLKAARRARGLTLKDVAARTGMAMSTLSKVENHQMSLTYDKLLQLSAGLGMEIAELFHTPGAGAESASYTARRSISRAGQGQLVRTKSYSYLYQCTDLLGKRMVPIMAEIAVRTLEEFGPLMRHAGEEYFMVTEGRVAVHTEFYAPEILEAGDGIYLDSNMGHAYLNVGDGPARAICVCSGDARDLYEQLRGLAEGTSGT; from the coding sequence ATGGACACACCCTTTCTCGCAACCGCCGCCCGGCCCTCGCTTGGCGACTGTCTAAAGGCGGCGCGGCGCGCTCGCGGGCTGACGCTGAAGGACGTCGCCGCCCGGACCGGCATGGCGATGTCGACCTTGTCCAAGGTCGAGAACCACCAGATGTCGTTGACCTACGACAAGCTGCTGCAGCTCAGCGCCGGGCTCGGCATGGAAATCGCCGAGCTGTTCCATACACCCGGCGCCGGGGCGGAGAGCGCAAGCTATACGGCTCGTCGCAGCATCAGCCGGGCCGGCCAAGGCCAGCTCGTACGCACCAAATCCTATAGCTATCTCTATCAATGCACCGATCTGCTCGGCAAACGCATGGTCCCGATCATGGCGGAGATCGCCGTGCGAACATTGGAGGAGTTCGGCCCGCTGATGCGCCATGCGGGTGAGGAATATTTCATGGTGACGGAAGGACGCGTCGCCGTTCACACCGAATTCTATGCTCCCGAAATCCTGGAGGCGGGCGACGGCATCTATCTCGACAGCAATATGGGCCACGCCTATCTCAATGTCGGGGATGGCCCGGCTCGCGCCATCTGTGTGTGCAGCGGTGACGCGCGCGACCTGTATGAGCAGCTCCGCGGACTGGCCGAGGGGACAAGTGGGACGTGA